One Pleurocapsa sp. PCC 7327 DNA segment encodes these proteins:
- a CDS encoding TVP38/TMEM64 family protein, translating to MNKTQIRDRHSLTNLAKCLALIVIFCLSATLPALAQEVTERGAINPQQLLQNALIQIQNLGFIGAIAFILVYIVATVAFLPGSILTLGAGVVFGVVLGSIYVFIGATLGATLAFLVGRYLARGWIAKKIERSQKFSAIDKAVGKEGFKIVLLTRLSPIFPFNLLNYAYGLTDVSLKDYFLGSVGMIPGTVMYVYLGSLAGNLATLGVGEQPTNLTVQWAIRIVGLIATVAVTVYVTRIARKALNTVTSEREDF from the coding sequence ATGAACAAAACACAAATTCGAGATCGACATAGCCTCACCAATTTAGCAAAATGTCTCGCATTAATCGTTATTTTCTGCTTGAGTGCAACGCTTCCCGCGCTTGCTCAGGAAGTAACCGAAAGGGGAGCTATTAATCCTCAACAACTACTGCAAAATGCCCTAATACAAATTCAAAATCTGGGTTTTATAGGCGCGATCGCCTTTATCCTAGTCTACATCGTCGCTACAGTTGCTTTCTTGCCAGGATCGATTCTCACCTTAGGGGCTGGTGTCGTCTTTGGCGTAGTTCTCGGTTCTATCTACGTTTTTATTGGGGCGACTCTCGGCGCAACTCTTGCTTTTTTAGTTGGACGTTACTTGGCGCGGGGTTGGATTGCCAAGAAAATTGAGAGAAGTCAAAAATTTTCAGCGATCGACAAAGCAGTCGGAAAAGAAGGGTTTAAAATCGTTCTGCTAACCCGATTATCCCCTATATTTCCCTTTAATTTGCTCAACTACGCCTACGGACTCACGGACGTTTCCCTCAAAGATTATTTCTTAGGTTCTGTAGGAATGATTCCCGGTACGGTGATGTATGTATACCTTGGTTCTTTAGCGGGGAATCTCGCTACCCTAGGAGTTGGGGAGCAACCAACCAATCTTACCGTACAGTGGGCAATTCGCATTGTTGGCTTAATCGCTACAGTTGCCGTTACCGTCTACGTAACTCGCATTGCCCGCAAAGCACTCAACACAGTGACCAGCGAACGGGAAGACTTCTGA
- a CDS encoding sulfurtransferase TusA family protein codes for MNATADSLLDLRDTPCPINFIRTKLKLEQMSPGSLLEVWLDPGEPIEQVPDSLAMEGYKIEAIENRSEFFALKVRRPVVS; via the coding sequence ATGAATGCTACCGCCGATTCGCTTCTCGACCTACGCGACACGCCTTGTCCGATCAATTTCATTCGCACTAAGCTCAAGTTGGAGCAAATGTCTCCTGGCTCTTTGTTAGAAGTCTGGCTGGATCCGGGAGAACCAATCGAACAAGTGCCAGACAGTTTAGCAATGGAAGGTTATAAGATAGAAGCCATCGAAAATCGGAGTGAGTTTTTTGCGCTCAAGGTGCGTCGCCCAGTGGTCTCGTGA
- a CDS encoding CIA30 family protein has protein sequence MTEKTRSPWNVGRFFETLTYFDAIPFIGCLKRLFAERASEETATREGKKIVGTILVVGATGGVGKRVVRRLLEKNYQVRALVRDAKRARELLGDKVELFEADLTIPETLTSKLADRISAVICCSGVRVQPVEGDTPTREKYYQGIKFYLPEVVDSPELVDYRGIKNLVEVVKKSLRSGEKILFDFTNPLADLKETWGAVDDVVMGGVSESNIRLVGGRAIFSGNVCTANNGGFASVRTRNFNLPLDLSDYQGIELRIQGDGKRYKFIIRAEDKWDGIGYCYSFDTLYNCWTTIRIPFTDLIPVFRAKTVPNAGAFEASKVYSMQLILSKFEYDGALNPNFSPGLFSLEIESIKAYGGQAKPQFIMVSSAGVTRPGRPGLNLEEEPPAVRLNDQLGGILTWKLQGEEAVRQSGINYTIVRPCALTEKPGNKVLVFDQGDNMKGQVSREAIAELCIQALQIPEACNKTFEVREEETVANSIDWKSLFANLKPD, from the coding sequence GTGACGGAAAAAACTCGTTCTCCCTGGAATGTGGGTCGTTTTTTTGAGACTTTGACTTACTTTGACGCTATCCCATTTATTGGTTGTCTCAAGCGACTATTCGCCGAGCGCGCGAGTGAAGAAACAGCAACTCGAGAAGGAAAGAAAATAGTGGGAACAATTTTAGTCGTTGGTGCAACCGGCGGGGTTGGCAAACGAGTTGTCCGTCGTCTTTTGGAGAAAAATTATCAGGTTCGCGCTTTGGTTAGAGATGCTAAAAGAGCGAGAGAATTATTAGGCGATAAAGTCGAACTATTTGAAGCAGATCTTACCATCCCTGAAACGCTAACTTCAAAATTAGCCGATCGCATTTCTGCCGTAATTTGTTGTAGTGGAGTCCGAGTTCAACCCGTAGAAGGCGATACGCCAACGAGAGAAAAATACTATCAAGGGATTAAATTTTATCTGCCAGAAGTAGTCGATAGTCCCGAACTGGTAGACTATCGAGGCATTAAAAACTTAGTTGAAGTTGTCAAGAAATCTCTGCGATCGGGAGAAAAAATTTTGTTTGATTTTACTAACCCGTTAGCCGATTTAAAAGAAACTTGGGGTGCGGTTGACGATGTCGTCATGGGAGGAGTTAGTGAAAGTAATATTAGACTCGTAGGTGGTAGAGCTATCTTTTCTGGCAATGTTTGTACGGCCAACAATGGCGGGTTTGCTTCAGTTAGAACGCGCAATTTTAATCTACCTTTAGACCTATCAGATTATCAAGGAATTGAATTAAGAATTCAAGGAGACGGAAAGCGATATAAATTTATCATTCGCGCTGAAGATAAATGGGATGGAATCGGCTATTGTTATTCCTTTGATACTCTCTATAATTGTTGGACGACAATTCGCATTCCTTTTACCGATCTCATCCCGGTTTTTCGTGCAAAAACCGTTCCCAATGCAGGTGCTTTTGAGGCAAGCAAAGTCTATTCAATGCAGCTAATACTGAGTAAATTTGAATACGATGGCGCATTAAATCCAAACTTTTCGCCCGGATTATTTAGCTTAGAAATTGAATCGATTAAAGCCTATGGCGGTCAAGCAAAACCGCAATTTATTATGGTCAGTTCTGCTGGCGTTACTCGTCCAGGTCGTCCGGGACTTAACCTAGAGGAAGAACCTCCGGCAGTGCGCCTAAACGACCAATTAGGAGGAATTCTAACTTGGAAATTACAAGGCGAAGAAGCCGTTCGTCAGAGTGGCATAAATTACACAATTGTAAGACCTTGTGCTTTAACCGAAAAACCAGGCAATAAAGTTTTAGTCTTCGACCAAGGCGATAATATGAAAGGCCAAGTCAGTCGAGAAGCGATCGCCGAACTTTGCATTCAAGCATTGCAAATTCCCGAAGCCTGTAATAAAACTTTTGAAGTGAGAGAAGAGGAAACAGTAGCGAATTCGATTGATTGGAAAAGTTTATTTGCCAATTTAAAGCCCGATTGA
- a CDS encoding pentapeptide repeat-containing protein: MEILELLRQYAEGKRNFSQSKLNRVSLNGVILRSIDLSDADLTHINLTGADLSGAFLKGADLSEADLSGASLKGASLIETKLMSAILCGADLSGADLVNANLSKANLRGANLRGAELWGANLAEADLTGTDLSGATMPDGSIHA, translated from the coding sequence ATGGAGATCCTAGAGCTTCTAAGGCAATATGCAGAAGGAAAGCGAAACTTTAGCCAGTCTAAACTGAATCGCGTTTCCTTAAATGGAGTAATTTTGCGCTCGATCGACTTAAGTGACGCTGACCTAACGCATATCAACTTAACTGGAGCCGACCTCAGTGGCGCTTTTCTCAAGGGAGCCGACCTGAGCGAAGCGGATTTGAGCGGAGCTTCTCTAAAGGGAGCTAGCTTAATAGAGACCAAACTCATGAGCGCTATTCTGTGTGGAGCCGACTTAAGCGGAGCCGATTTGGTTAATGCGAATCTAAGCAAAGCTAACCTGCGCGGTGCCAACCTGCGGGGAGCAGAACTATGGGGAGCTAACCTCGCTGAAGCCGACTTGACGGGAACGGATTTGAGCGGCGCAACGATGCCGGATGGCAGCATCCACGCTTAG
- a CDS encoding DUF6335 family protein, whose translation MKKTNFSGAGNPPQDPWKDSSNEALFGDPIAAENADPMSEGLVDRDTGMGRILAKLRASGLSGADATGGDLDDDWYQAEVVGEEAVGGDNPTPDQNVTDALLQSMGIDVADGEPVHTLDKLEWRDKKRWELDPESSEDYLDRPY comes from the coding sequence ATGAAAAAGACCAACTTTTCTGGGGCAGGTAATCCTCCCCAAGACCCGTGGAAAGATTCTTCTAACGAAGCGCTGTTTGGCGATCCGATCGCAGCAGAAAACGCTGACCCAATGAGTGAAGGCTTAGTCGATCGCGATACTGGCATGGGACGGATATTGGCGAAATTAAGAGCTTCTGGGCTTTCTGGCGCTGACGCGACGGGAGGCGATCTCGACGACGATTGGTATCAAGCTGAGGTAGTGGGAGAAGAAGCGGTTGGAGGAGATAATCCCACACCCGATCAAAACGTGACCGATGCCCTGCTTCAGTCGATGGGAATTGACGTTGCCGATGGCGAACCCGTGCATACGCTAGACAAGTTAGAGTGGCGCGACAAAAAGCGATGGGAGTTAGATCCCGAATCTTCTGAAGATTATCTAGATCGCCCATATTAA
- a CDS encoding DegT/DnrJ/EryC1/StrS aminotransferase family protein: MNQIPPVNLARQHQLIREETEAAVLEVLSSGRYIGGAVVSEFEKQFASYVSVSECVACNSGTDALYLALRSLNIGRGDEVITTPFSFFATAEVITRTGATPVFVDIDPQTFNIDVDRIESVITSKTKAIIPVHLFGQPTDMNAVMAIACSYNLFVIEDCAQATGARWQSKPVGSIGHIGCFSFFPTKNLGACGDGGAITTNDRAIAASIRTLKEHGMSDRYRHDAIGLNSRLDTIQAAILQVKLRYLDRWNQQRTEIAAIYDRLLSLLPGIELPQTLANSKHVWNQYTIRIKDRGEDSQPYRDIVRAKLQQMGIISMVYYPIPLHLQPVYKDLGYQTGQLPVAEQAAREVLSLPMFPDLSFEEQQQVVYSLKDCLD; this comes from the coding sequence GTGAATCAGATTCCACCTGTCAATTTAGCCCGTCAGCATCAATTAATTCGTGAGGAAACGGAAGCTGCTGTCTTAGAAGTATTGAGTTCTGGTCGTTACATCGGCGGTGCAGTCGTCAGCGAGTTTGAGAAACAGTTTGCTAGCTACGTTAGCGTATCTGAATGCGTCGCTTGTAATTCGGGTACGGACGCGCTTTATTTGGCACTGCGATCGCTAAATATCGGACGGGGGGATGAAGTCATCACTACGCCCTTCAGTTTCTTCGCCACGGCAGAAGTGATTACGAGAACCGGGGCTACTCCCGTTTTTGTCGATATCGACCCGCAAACTTTTAATATCGATGTCGATCGCATAGAATCTGTTATTACCAGTAAAACAAAAGCCATTATTCCAGTTCATCTATTCGGGCAACCGACGGATATGAACGCAGTAATGGCGATCGCTTGCAGCTACAATCTCTTTGTCATCGAAGACTGTGCCCAAGCAACGGGGGCGCGATGGCAAAGCAAACCAGTAGGCAGTATCGGACATATTGGATGTTTTAGCTTTTTTCCCACAAAAAATCTAGGAGCGTGCGGAGACGGCGGGGCAATAACGACTAACGATCGCGCGATTGCCGCCTCTATCCGCACGCTTAAAGAACACGGCATGAGCGATCGCTATCGTCACGACGCGATCGGACTCAACAGCCGTCTCGATACGATTCAAGCAGCGATTTTACAAGTCAAACTGCGCTATCTCGATCGCTGGAATCAACAACGAACCGAAATAGCTGCTATTTACGATCGATTGCTCTCTCTCCTGCCGGGAATCGAGCTTCCACAGACATTAGCTAACAGCAAGCATGTTTGGAATCAATACACGATCCGGATAAAAGATAGGGGAGAAGATTCTCAACCTTACCGAGATATCGTGCGCGCCAAACTACAACAAATGGGGATAATCTCGATGGTTTATTATCCCATCCCCTTACACTTGCAGCCCGTTTACAAAGATTTGGGTTATCAAACAGGGCAACTCCCAGTAGCCGAACAAGCCGCCCGTGAAGTTTTATCCTTGCCCATGTTTCCCGACCTTTCTTTTGAAGAACAGCAGCAAGTGGTCTATAGTTTGAAGGATTGTTTGGATTAA
- the rsgA gene encoding small ribosomal subunit biogenesis GTPase RsgA, translating into MRNSVVTQTQNSSGLLGTVVAVQANFYRVRLERPEGENYPQYLLCTRRTRLKKIGQQVMVGDRVAIEEPDYADERGAIAEVFPRKTELNRPPVANADQILLVFALEEPSLDAWQLSRFLVKAESTGLDLCLCLNKTDLVTKTQQQSWEERLGEWGYRPVFISIAANRGLEQLLDRLKNKITILAGPSGVGKSSLINKLIPAVEQRVSQVSGKLQKGRHTTRHVELFELPDGGLLADTPGFNQPDLDCDPAQLAQYFPEARMRLAQGNCQFNDCLHRDEPNCAVRGDWERYEHYLRFLEEAIARQEAIQQTRDEESTVKLKIKALGQHQYEPKLETKRYRRRSRREKHQALQDLYDSQSIEKLHEELEDY; encoded by the coding sequence GTGAGGAATTCTGTCGTTACCCAAACTCAGAATTCGTCTGGACTTCTTGGCACGGTTGTAGCGGTACAGGCAAATTTTTATCGAGTGCGTCTAGAACGCCCAGAAGGGGAGAATTATCCTCAATATCTGCTCTGTACGCGCAGAACGCGCCTGAAAAAAATTGGGCAGCAAGTGATGGTGGGCGATCGCGTTGCGATTGAAGAACCGGATTATGCAGACGAACGGGGCGCGATCGCAGAAGTTTTTCCGAGGAAAACCGAGTTAAATCGCCCTCCCGTTGCTAACGCCGACCAAATTCTCTTGGTTTTTGCCCTAGAAGAACCTAGTTTAGATGCTTGGCAGTTGAGCCGTTTTCTAGTCAAAGCCGAGTCTACAGGTTTAGATTTGTGTCTGTGCCTCAACAAAACCGATCTCGTCACTAAAACACAACAGCAGTCGTGGGAAGAGCGTTTGGGCGAGTGGGGTTATCGTCCCGTATTTATTAGTATTGCTGCTAATCGCGGTCTAGAGCAATTGCTCGATCGCCTCAAAAACAAAATTACGATTCTGGCAGGACCTTCGGGGGTCGGCAAATCTAGCTTGATTAACAAGTTAATTCCTGCGGTCGAGCAACGAGTTAGCCAAGTCTCCGGCAAACTCCAAAAAGGTCGCCATACGACTCGCCACGTAGAACTATTTGAATTACCTGACGGCGGTTTGCTGGCAGATACCCCTGGCTTCAATCAACCCGATCTCGACTGCGATCCCGCGCAATTAGCCCAATATTTTCCCGAAGCGAGAATGCGACTCGCCCAAGGGAATTGTCAATTCAACGATTGCCTGCATCGCGACGAACCCAACTGCGCCGTGCGCGGGGATTGGGAACGATACGAACATTATTTAAGATTTTTAGAAGAGGCGATCGCTAGACAAGAAGCAATTCAACAAACCCGCGATGAAGAATCGACCGTAAAACTGAAAATTAAAGCGTTAGGACAGCATCAGTACGAACCCAAGCTAGAGACCAAAAGATATCGTCGGCGATCGCGGCGAGAAAAACATCAAGCCCTGCAAGATCTCTATGATAGTCAATCAATTGAAAAGCTCCATGAAGAGCTAGAAGATTATTAA
- a CDS encoding fused MFS/spermidine synthase, with amino-acid sequence MIAPKTSTAKTAWALPILLAIFFVSGFTALLYQVVWQRMLGLFSGSDVRSVTIVVASYLAGLGLGGLIGGFLSDRLSSRQSVQTYGLCNLGIAAFAVLSRFLFYDLLFLKLRYLARSPVSTLLIAFISLLIPTILMGLSLPLLSKAIARRADKAASGIGLLYGVNTLGSGLGSLICGWYIIGTLGYEGTVYVGAALNAVVGIVALGSAYQFERDRLLRDADTPTIPLLHQPVDRSVKTWCFLVFLSGFVAISLEIIWFRVLDIALQSNAYTYAHLLAFLLVSNALGSLMGAKAIRYIRQPRRVFLAIQGFVAAYSAIAIWLIGLYWQSHPDLRSDIGYIDPNNITAAVVFKYLVLPSIMIVLPNLLLGFYFPLVQKAVQTDDRTIGWRVGLILVANILGNTAGSLLTGLVLLDKLGTANSLRSILLLGLGFVLAIRPNWMKAKFIGALALVLLAAVVFFPNNTRLWASLHSIEPEKYFIVAEDSTGTAAIAQDNRQGILLASGQVQANFPYMHVHALLGSIPALLHPNPAQVMIIGLGSGGTPHTIGVNPLTQRVRVVEILGAELPVLQEYAKTTVGKPLSFLFQDPRYDIVVNDGRRELILADRKFDIIEADAIQPWRSRAGMLYSQEFFQEVRSRLAPGGFFAQWNVGSEAEQTFRNVFPYVTRLDMSGGLSVLIGSERPVDFNRETLLTRLDSPVVLSFLAKAGVNVEAIRTDIKAAGVFIYSHAKDGQPKAINTDLFPRSEYYLNRPSSFKLSF; translated from the coding sequence ATGATCGCTCCCAAAACTTCTACCGCTAAGACTGCTTGGGCGCTACCCATTCTACTTGCTATCTTTTTTGTTTCGGGTTTTACTGCGCTTCTGTACCAAGTTGTATGGCAGCGAATGCTGGGGTTGTTTTCCGGTTCTGATGTGCGCTCCGTAACGATTGTGGTAGCCTCCTACTTAGCAGGACTGGGATTGGGCGGTTTAATTGGTGGCTTTTTGAGCGATCGCCTCAGCAGTCGCCAGAGCGTCCAGACTTACGGGTTGTGCAATCTGGGGATCGCTGCCTTCGCAGTCTTGAGTCGTTTTTTATTTTATGACTTGCTTTTCCTCAAGTTGCGATACCTGGCGCGATCGCCTGTTTCGACGCTACTTATTGCTTTCATTAGCCTGTTAATCCCAACCATTTTGATGGGATTATCCCTACCTTTATTATCCAAGGCGATCGCTCGCCGTGCCGATAAAGCTGCGTCTGGGATTGGTTTGCTCTACGGCGTTAATACGCTCGGTTCGGGACTGGGATCGCTCATCTGCGGCTGGTACATTATCGGAACCTTGGGGTACGAAGGAACGGTTTATGTAGGGGCAGCTTTAAATGCTGTGGTTGGGATAGTTGCTCTGGGCAGTGCCTACCAGTTTGAGCGCGATCGCCTCCTCCGGGATGCAGACACACCGACAATTCCTTTGCTGCATCAGCCTGTCGATCGCTCTGTAAAAACGTGGTGTTTTTTAGTCTTCCTTTCTGGGTTTGTCGCGATTTCTTTAGAAATTATTTGGTTTCGCGTTCTAGACATCGCCCTGCAATCAAATGCTTATACCTACGCCCATCTGCTGGCTTTTCTTCTAGTTAGCAATGCGCTGGGCAGTTTAATGGGAGCGAAAGCTATCCGCTACATTCGCCAACCAAGACGGGTATTTTTAGCGATTCAGGGATTTGTTGCCGCTTACTCGGCGATCGCTATCTGGCTCATCGGTCTTTACTGGCAATCTCATCCAGACTTGCGATCGGACATAGGCTACATCGATCCCAATAATATTACTGCGGCAGTGGTATTCAAGTATCTGGTTTTGCCTTCGATAATGATAGTGTTGCCCAATCTATTGCTGGGGTTTTATTTCCCACTGGTACAAAAGGCGGTTCAAACCGACGATCGCACTATTGGGTGGCGAGTCGGTCTGATTCTGGTTGCGAATATCCTCGGCAATACGGCGGGAAGCCTGCTTACGGGTTTAGTGCTACTCGATAAATTGGGAACGGCAAATTCATTGCGATCGATCCTCTTATTAGGATTGGGATTTGTCCTCGCCATCCGTCCCAATTGGATGAAAGCGAAGTTTATTGGTGCCCTAGCGCTAGTTTTGCTGGCTGCCGTGGTATTTTTCCCCAACAATACTCGCCTCTGGGCATCACTGCACAGCATTGAGCCAGAAAAATATTTTATCGTTGCTGAGGATTCGACGGGCACAGCCGCGATCGCACAGGACAATCGGCAGGGAATTTTATTGGCTAGCGGACAAGTTCAGGCAAATTTCCCTTACATGCACGTCCACGCGCTATTAGGCAGCATACCAGCCCTACTTCATCCCAATCCGGCACAGGTAATGATTATTGGACTGGGTTCGGGAGGAACACCCCACACTATTGGTGTAAACCCTTTAACTCAGCGGGTTCGAGTGGTTGAAATTCTGGGCGCTGAGTTGCCCGTGTTGCAAGAGTATGCGAAAACGACTGTCGGGAAGCCTCTCAGTTTCCTCTTCCAAGATCCGCGTTACGATATCGTCGTTAACGATGGACGCAGAGAATTGATACTTGCCGATCGCAAGTTTGATATTATTGAGGCGGATGCGATTCAGCCCTGGCGATCGCGAGCGGGGATGCTCTATTCGCAAGAATTTTTCCAAGAAGTGCGATCGCGCTTAGCACCTGGAGGATTCTTCGCACAATGGAATGTCGGATCGGAGGCAGAACAAACCTTTCGCAATGTTTTTCCCTACGTTACTAGGTTGGATATGAGCGGGGGGTTGAGCGTTTTAATAGGGAGCGAGCGTCCTGTTGATTTTAACCGAGAGACGTTACTGACAAGACTAGATTCGCCAGTTGTATTAAGTTTTCTGGCAAAAGCTGGAGTCAATGTAGAAGCAATCCGCACAGATATAAAAGCCGCAGGGGTCTTTATATATTCCCATGCGAAGGACGGTCAGCCCAAAGCTATTAATACCGATTTATTTCCGCGCTCGGAGTATTATTTAAATCGTCCTTCAAGCTTCAAGTTGAGTTTTTAG
- the fetB gene encoding iron export ABC transporter permease subunit FetB, whose amino-acid sequence MNELITLDFIDLGWSLGIIGIAVVLSSWQRLGLEGQLIFAAARSLLQLLVVGYIIAIIFALNNPIAVLGILGVMVTVAAIVARNRIGKKTKGMLPIIWGSLFISSALSLSYIIILIVRPVTWYSPQYLIPLAGMVLGNAMNGASLAGERLASLISHNRLEVETYLCLGATPKQAIVAYRQEAIRISLIPTLNQMLVVGIVSLPGMFTGQVLAGVDPVDAASYQILILFAIALTNLLAALLVAEGVYRRFFNQNAQLTLP is encoded by the coding sequence ATGAATGAATTAATCACACTCGATTTTATCGACTTGGGTTGGTCGTTAGGCATTATTGGCATAGCAGTGGTGCTGTCTAGCTGGCAGCGATTGGGGTTAGAAGGACAACTAATCTTTGCTGCCGCGCGATCGCTGCTACAACTTCTGGTAGTGGGCTATATCATAGCGATTATCTTTGCTTTGAACAATCCGATCGCCGTATTGGGAATTTTAGGGGTTATGGTGACAGTTGCCGCGATCGTTGCTCGCAATCGCATTGGCAAAAAAACAAAAGGCATGTTACCGATTATTTGGGGTTCGCTGTTTATCAGCAGCGCTCTATCGCTAAGTTATATTATTATCCTCATCGTTCGACCGGTTACTTGGTATTCTCCTCAGTATTTGATTCCTTTAGCGGGGATGGTGTTGGGAAATGCGATGAATGGGGCTTCTCTAGCAGGAGAACGCCTCGCCAGCCTCATTTCGCACAATCGCCTAGAAGTAGAAACTTACCTGTGTTTGGGGGCAACGCCGAAACAGGCGATCGTGGCTTATCGTCAAGAAGCCATTCGCATCAGTCTCATTCCGACGCTCAATCAAATGCTGGTAGTGGGAATCGTCAGTTTGCCGGGAATGTTCACCGGACAAGTCTTGGCGGGAGTCGATCCCGTCGATGCGGCATCCTATCAAATTTTAATTTTGTTTGCGATCGCCTTGACAAATTTGCTGGCGGCTTTACTGGTCGCAGAAGGGGTTTATCGTCGGTTTTTCAATCAAAATGCTCAGTTGACGTTACCTTAA
- the dnaJ gene encoding molecular chaperone DnaJ, whose translation MPADYYEILGVPRDASKEEIKRAFRRLARKYHPDVNKEPGAEERFKEINRAYEVLSEPDARARYDRFGEAGVGAGAGVGFDYGDIGGFADIFETIFSGFGGMGAGTSARRRTGPVRGDDLRLDLKLEFREAVFGGEKEIRIPHLETCQVCKGTGAKPGTGVRTCSTCGGSGQVRRATRTPFGSFAQVSVCPTCNGAGEVIEEKCEACGGVGRKQETKKLKITIPPGVDNGTRLRVAREGDAGARGGAPGDLYVYLFVEPDEEFRRDGINIESEVTISYLQAILGCRLKVNTVDGSEEITIPPGTQPNTVLTLENKGVPKLGNPVSRGDHLITVKIAIPTRINAEERELLEKLAKIKGESHGKGGIEGFLGGLFHK comes from the coding sequence ATGCCAGCCGACTACTATGAAATCCTGGGGGTTCCCCGCGATGCTAGCAAAGAAGAGATCAAACGAGCCTTTCGCCGTCTGGCTCGAAAATACCATCCCGACGTAAATAAAGAACCGGGGGCAGAAGAGCGTTTTAAAGAAATCAATCGCGCTTACGAAGTCCTCTCAGAACCAGACGCTCGCGCGAGATACGATCGCTTTGGCGAAGCCGGAGTTGGTGCTGGTGCGGGAGTTGGTTTCGATTATGGCGACATCGGCGGGTTTGCCGATATCTTTGAAACCATTTTTAGTGGTTTTGGCGGGATGGGCGCAGGAACGTCGGCCCGTCGGCGCACCGGTCCGGTACGAGGAGACGACCTGCGATTAGATTTAAAGCTGGAGTTTCGCGAAGCTGTTTTTGGCGGCGAAAAGGAAATTCGCATTCCCCATCTGGAAACCTGTCAAGTCTGTAAGGGAACGGGAGCAAAGCCAGGAACCGGGGTGCGTACTTGTTCGACCTGCGGAGGGTCGGGACAGGTTCGCCGCGCTACTAGAACGCCTTTCGGTAGCTTCGCTCAAGTTTCCGTTTGTCCGACTTGCAATGGCGCGGGAGAAGTTATAGAAGAGAAATGCGAAGCTTGCGGAGGAGTCGGTCGCAAACAAGAAACCAAAAAGCTGAAAATTACTATCCCGCCCGGAGTAGATAACGGAACTCGCCTGCGAGTTGCCCGCGAAGGCGATGCAGGAGCGCGAGGAGGTGCTCCCGGCGACCTCTACGTTTATTTGTTTGTCGAGCCGGACGAAGAATTTAGACGAGATGGAATTAATATCGAGTCGGAAGTGACGATTAGTTACCTGCAAGCGATTCTTGGTTGTCGCCTCAAGGTCAATACAGTGGATGGAAGCGAGGAGATAACGATCCCTCCCGGAACCCAACCCAATACGGTGTTGACCCTGGAAAATAAAGGCGTGCCTAAGCTAGGCAATCCCGTCAGTCGCGGCGATCATTTGATAACGGTTAAAATAGCTATTCCTACGCGCATCAATGCAGAGGAACGGGAGTTGTTAGAAAAGCTCGCTAAAATTAAGGGAGAAAGTCACGGTAAAGGGGGTATAGAAGGATTTTTAGGGGGTCTGTTTCACAAATGA
- a CDS encoding tetratricopeptide repeat protein produces the protein MKWLYFSIIVVAIGAIVYFFRQQPSLLLATSLLLLVPGRIQGHLWRDFFRGRRLLQRRQCDRALAYFYNFLKRLKEKPILKRAIWLSWAVYSRDIEAMTHNNIGVAYMELGDFKKAKRALLTSISIDPKYPLPFFNLAIVAKMQRDSARARKLLDKSARLGYRQTTVDRLIHLSESLLARVEGRGISEKELPTLP, from the coding sequence TTGAAATGGCTTTATTTTTCGATTATCGTGGTAGCTATTGGCGCGATCGTCTACTTTTTCAGACAACAGCCAAGCCTTTTGCTAGCCACTAGCCTTCTTCTGCTCGTTCCCGGACGAATTCAAGGGCATCTTTGGCGAGATTTCTTCCGAGGTAGACGACTTCTGCAACGGCGGCAGTGCGATCGCGCTCTCGCGTACTTTTATAATTTTCTCAAACGTCTCAAAGAAAAACCAATTCTAAAGCGGGCAATCTGGTTGAGCTGGGCTGTTTACTCAAGAGATATCGAAGCGATGACGCACAATAACATTGGCGTAGCTTATATGGAACTCGGCGACTTTAAGAAGGCTAAACGCGCTCTACTAACCTCTATCTCTATCGATCCCAAGTATCCACTTCCTTTTTTTAATCTGGCAATAGTTGCCAAAATGCAGCGCGATTCTGCCCGCGCCAGAAAACTGTTAGATAAGTCAGCGAGATTGGGATACAGACAGACAACAGTCGATCGGTTAATCCACCTATCAGAAAGCTTACTTGCGCGTGTTGAGGGTCGCGGGATCTCTGAAAAAGAACTACCTACACTGCCCTAG